DNA from Halomonas sp. GFAJ-1:
GATTCATCCGACCGCCAAGCGCCCGCAGGTACGCTATACTTACTTTGCCAACCGCTACTACAAATTTCCTTCCTATCTTCGCCGCGTGGCCATCATGGATGCAGTGGGCCAAGTTCGCTCCTTCGTCACGCGATTTGACCAGTGGCGATGTGGTCAGCGCAAACATCCACACGCCAAGCCACCTCGCCTAACCTCCAGCACCAAAACCTTTCCAAGCCTTTACGGCAGCCAGTGCGCCAAGATTAATGCCGATGCCACCCATGCCTTCATCAAGGTGCGCTGGCAGAATGATTGGATCTGGATGAGATTTGGGCTAAAAGGCACCTGCCGGTTTCGAGGCAAAGGCAAGGCAAAATCCCCACTGCTGACCACCAACGGACGACAGTGGCAACTATCGTTGCCTGAGCAATTCGAGCCACCGAAGCCAGTGAAAGGTGCTCCTGATCGTGTGCTAGCAGTGGATGTGGGCATTAATACAGCGGCCACCTGGGCGGTCGTCGATACTCAAGGCACTGTCCATGCGCGAGGCTTTATCTCGCGCACGGATAAAGACCGGGAGTATCGACTGATGGCCCGCATTCGCCAGACCGCTAAAAAGCACACCCGCCACGGTAGTCGGTTGCCGCCAGGGTTTTGTCGCCGCGACCACCAACGGTTGAGCCATCTCGCCGATAACCAAGCCCATCAGATCAGTCGGCAACTGGTCAACCTAGCGGTTGATCATCACTGCCAGGCCATTGCAGTCGAAAACCTGAAGGGCTGGCGACCTAAGGCGGGCCAAAAGCGCACGCCGATGAAGGCGCGGTTTCACCGCTGGTTTCATCGTCAGCTTGTGGCACGCATCGGTAGCAAAGCCGTCGAAGTCGGGCTGCGTTGTGTCGCTGTGTATGCCCGTGGTACGTCCCGCCACGCCTTCGACGGCTCTGGGCAGGTAAAGCGCGATAAGAGCAACTACAGCCAGTGCACGTTTCGCTCCGGCAAGCGCTACCACGCCGATCTTAACGCGGCCTATAACATCGCCGCTCGCGGCCATGTTGTTTTTCAGGGCGGTCAGCGTAAGCCGACTGCCCGTGTGAGATCGCAGATGTCGACTCATATACCGCGAACCCCGGTCACGCTCTCCACGCTTTGGCCACAAAGCGCGTGAGAGTGATAAGAATCCGTGATTCTATTCTTGGAATGAATCGCCGGAGGGTTCAAGTGCCTTGTTACCAGTTGCTTGGCTTGTGGCGCTTGACGGTGGTAACGGATGCGCCAAACTGGTTAACAGCTGTTGACCTCTATCTCATCAGGAAAAGGAGAGCATGATGAACCACTTAATGCGCGCTAAACGTAGGGCTAGGTTCGCCAAAGGCGTTTTTCCGCTACCCGGTAAATACTCGCCGTGCCGCTGCCCCGGCTTGTACGCTTAATGGCGTGGTATCACCCATGGGTAAGCTTTGCCAAAAGGCTCACTCACGTTATTGCAAAGCCCATGAAGCGGGACAGCGGGCGCGGTGGGATGGTTGTGCATCCTTATCGTGGTTACGGTTCTCAGCGTGAAATATTTGTTATGGGCCGGGTGTTTCGTCAGGCGGCCCTGGGGCGTGCGATACCTCGCCGAGGAATGCTGCGGGACACAGCCGATGTGGCCCGGCGTATCTTTCGGCGTGGTTTACCTGATGCTCAGGTTGAGATCCATGTGGGCGGCAATCAGCTATGCATGACAACCGATCGCGACGGCTATTTTGACGCTCATTTGCCTATCAGTTCCACCCTGCCGGTGGATGTTTCCTGGCACCGAGCCGATATCTTGGTGCACGCCAAAGGGCAGGCGCCCGTTCGCACCAGCGTTGAGGTTTACGTGCCACCGCCTGAGGCTGACCTGCTTGTCATTAGCGATATCGACGATACGGTTATGTTCACTGGCGTGGCAGAAAAGCTCAAAATGCTTTACCGCTTATTTGTGCGTAAACCTCATCGTCGCACGGCATTTCCTGGGGTTGCTTCTCTCTATCAGGCGCTCTATCGCGGTAAAAGCGAAAAGGCTGAGCGGCCTATTCTGTATGTTTCCAGGGGGCCTTGGGCTATTTATGAAATGCTGGAAACCTTCTTTCAGCTTAACCGCATTCCCGTTGGCCCTATTCTCTTTCTGCGCGAGTGGGGGATATCATTGCGCAAGCCATGGCCGCGGCGAGCGGAAGCCCATAAGCGTGATCTTATCGATCGTATGTTGACGCTCTATAGCGATATGCCGTGTATCTTAATTGGTGATAGCGGCCAGCACGACCCGGAGGTCTATACCGAGGTCGTCAAAGCCTATCCAGGGCGGATTAAAGCGATCTATATTCGGCGGGTAGATAAAGACCCTAAGCGCGAAGCGGCTATTCAACGCTTGCGTGATGAATTGGCTGATACCGCGTGTGAATTGGTGCTCGCGGCAGACAGTATCTTGATTGCTGAGCATGCTTATGCCCAAGGCGATATTTCTGCCAGAGGGCTGCAGGCAGTGCAGCGGGATGTCGAAACACACCGAAACAACCCGGACTGAATGGCAAACCAGCTCTGCCATATGCAGCGCTGCGGCGAACGTGATAAAACTAAATGCCTATAAACGGGTCATTTAGTTAGACCTTTCATCAGGGGTGAATATTATGTTCGCGGCGTTTTCAGGCTCAGTGCTTCTATGTTCATCGTATTAATTGCGTTGGCGCTGGCAGTTTTTGTGCTGCCCAACCTGTGGGCGAAATGGGTGCTAAAGCGCCATACCCGTGGGCGTGACGATTACCCGGGCACCGGGGCGGAGCTAGCCGACCACTTACTACGCAGGCTAGGAGTTGAAGGCGTAAAAGTTGAGCGCACGGAGTATGGCGACCACTATGACCCCGAAGCGCGGTGTGTGCGCCTTTCCCCCGACCACTACGATGGCCGCTCGCTTACCGCCGTCACCGTGGCTGCCCATGAAGTGGGGCATGCCATCCAGCACCATGAAGGCTATACGCCCTTGCTAGCGCGCAGCCGTTTAGTGCAAGTGGCTCAGAAAGCCGAAAAGCTGGGCGCTATTTTAATGATGGCGGCCCCTTTCCTGTTTGTGCTTACCCGGCTGCCAGGCGGGTTAGCCGTGGTGATCGCCATGGCGGTGATTAGCTTTGGTACCGCCGCGCTCGTGCATCTCGTAACGCTACCCGTGGAGTTCGATGCCAGTTTTAACCGCGCACTGCCACTGCTCAAAGAGTACGTCCCCCCCTACGATATGCCCGGTGCTCGCCACGTACTCACCGCTTGCGCGTTTACCTACGTAGCTGCATCACTTGCCAGCGTGATGAACTTGGGCCGCTGGCTGGTGATTTTGAGGCGCTAGGTTATGTTGCAGCGGATAGGCCAAGCTTATTCGCTAATATCACCGCTCGCCGTGGGGCGGGATAGCCTTCAATGGTGCGCGTACGGTCGTTGGGGTCGAGAAAATCCGCCAGTGATTGATAGGTCATCCATTCGGTTGAGCGTTGCTCGTCAAGCGTTGTTACCGCTTCATCCACCACGCGCACGTTGGTAAATCCACACCGTTCTAGCCAGTGGCAAAGCGCTTTTGAAGAGGGCAGGAAATAAACGTTGGGCATTGCGGCGTAGCGCTCGCCGGGCACAAACACCGTTTGTTCATCGCCTTCCACCACCAGCGTTTCTAACACCAGTTCGCCGCCGGGGGCTAGCGCATCTTTCAGCTGCTGTAAGTGCTCAAGAGGTGAAGGGCGGTGGTAGAGTACGCCCATGGAAAATACCGTATCGAAAAAGCCCAGTTTTTCCGGTACGTCTTCTATGCCCACCGGCAGAAACTGCGTACGGCCTTCATCAGCGTTGCCGACAAAGTGGCGCACCGCCTGAAACTGCCAGTAAAAGCGCGGCGAAGGGTCAATGACCAGTACAAAAGCTGCGCCCTCACCGGCCATGCGCCAAGCGTGGTAGCCGCTGCCGCCGCCCACATCCAGTACCTTGCGGTACTTTAAGGGGGCGAGGTGCGGGGCGACGCGTTGCCATTTCCAGTCAGAGCGCCACTCGGTGTCGATATCAATACCACCAAGCCGAAAGGGGCCTTTGCGCCAGGGGGCGAGCTTGCGCAGCAGGTTAAAGCACTGGCGCTGCTGGCTATCAGTCAAGGCCACGTCGACCGTCAGCGTATCGCTGGTCAGATCGACGTGGCGCTCAGCTGGCAGGCTGGGCAGTTTAGCGACTGCTTTTTCCCAGGCCGAAAGGTCGCCGTGGCGCTGGCGGTCTAGCCCATTGGCGAGCTGCTCGGGTAGCTTGGCTAGCCACGGTGTTAACGTGGCGTCTTGCGTTGCCTGGTCTAAAAACGCTTGATAGAGCACGCGATGGTCGTCGGGCAATAGCGGCACGTCACCCCTCCTTAAAGGCGATTAGCGAGGTGAAATTCAGGTACTGGAACCAGGTCATTGAGCGGGGGAAACCCGCCTTGACTAAGCGGCCATGGAGGGCATCTAAGGTGTCAGGGATCAAGACGTTTTCCAGCGCGGTGCGCTTTTGGCTGATTTCCATATCGCTGTAGCCATTGGCTCGTTTGAAGTCGTGGTAGCGCTCCACCCGCCAGGCGTTGTCGCGCTCGTCGGCATCGATGGTTTTTTCCGACAAAATCAGCACGCCGCCGGGTTCTAATGCGTCGTAAAGCCGTGTTAACAGCGCATCACGATCAGCGGGCGGTAGAAACTGCAGCGTAAAGTTGAGAATGATCATGCCCGAAGGCGCATACTCAAGCGTGCGTATGTCGGCTTCTTCCACCTGCATGGCGTGATCAGGGCACTCTTCTTGAAACGTTTGCTTGGCCCTAGCCGCCATGGCAGGTGAAAGGTCGACCCCGGTGTAGCGAAACGCATCGGCAGGCAGCGCGCCCGCCAGCGCCAACCCCGACGCCCCCAATGAGCAGCCCAAGTCGTAGACGTGGGCGCCGTGGCGCAGGTGGCGCTGGGCAATTAAGCTCAACATGCCAAGGATTTGCCCATAGCCGGGCACCGAACGGCGGATCATATCAGGGAAGCACGCGACCACCTGTTCGTCGAAGGAGAACCTTGCCACCTTATCAAGGGGTGTTGAAAAGATAGCGTCGCGGTAAGATGCATCACTCATGGGCTAGCCAGGTTTGTTAATGAGGCTGCGTAGTTTACGCGGCCTTGGTTAACCAGAACAGACCTGCCCATCACAGATTCCTGCCACATGGAATGACGCCACAGGAGAGGGCACATGGCATCAGCAACACGCGCAACCCCAGATACGCTACCCGCATGGCAAACGCTTACGCAGCATGCTCAGTCGCTGCAACGCGTTCATTTGAGAAATCTATTTGGCGACGATGCCAGCCGCTGGACTAACTTTACGCGTCAAGTGGCGGGGCTCACCCTGGACCTTTCCAAGCAGCGCTGGGACGACGACACCCTAGAACACCTGTTAGCACTTGCCCATGAAGCAGGCGTGCCAGGGGCGATTGATGCCCTGTTGAGCGGTAAGCGGGTAAATGTAAGCGAAAATCGTCCAGCGCTGCACACCGCTCTTCGGCTACCTGCCGATGCCGTGCTTAATGTGGAAGGCCACAACGTGGTCAGCGACGTGCATGAGAGTCTTGCCCAGATGGAGCGCCTAGTGCAGCGGCTGCACGCGGGGCAGTGGCGGGGGGCGACCGGCAAACCGATCCGGCATGTGGTGAACCTGGGGGTGGGCGGCTCGGACTTAGGGCCGCTGATGGTCACCCACGCCCTGGCGGACTATCGACCGAAGGATATTCACCCGGTAGAGGTACATTTTGCCTCCACTATGGATGGCTCCCAACTGGCGGATTATTTAAGCCGCTTTAATCCGGAAACGACTATTTTTGTGCTCTCGTCAAAGTCGTTCACCACCATCGATACGCTTTCTAATGCCAACACAGCCCGCGACTGGCTGCTAGGGCGGCTTTCCAAGCATAGCGATGTGTTGGATGGCGGCCAGCAACCCCGTACCCATGCCAATCCCGTCAGCGCGGAGCTGGTCATTCGCCAGCACTTCATAGGGGTTTCCGCTAGCCCCGATAAAATGAGCGAGTGGGGAAT
Protein-coding regions in this window:
- a CDS encoding transposase; this encodes MLIIRSDTLTLQVTSADQRQALANTLALYRRLVRDLMTVAYTHWPTVGASQGNQAVKIIEALIHPTAKRPQVRYTYFANRYYKFPSYLRRVAIMDAVGQVRSFVTRFDQWRCGQRKHPHAKPPRLTSSTKTFPSLYGSQCAKINADATHAFIKVRWQNDWIWMRFGLKGTCRFRGKGKAKSPLLTTNGRQWQLSLPEQFEPPKPVKGAPDRVLAVDVGINTAATWAVVDTQGTVHARGFISRTDKDREYRLMARIRQTAKKHTRHGSRLPPGFCRRDHQRLSHLADNQAHQISRQLVNLAVDHHCQAIAVENLKGWRPKAGQKRTPMKARFHRWFHRQLVARIGSKAVEVGLRCVAVYARGTSRHAFDGSGQVKRDKSNYSQCTFRSGKRYHADLNAAYNIAARGHVVFQGGQRKPTARVRSQMSTHIPRTPVTLSTLWPQSA
- a CDS encoding peptidase, with product MFIVLIALALAVFVLPNLWAKWVLKRHTRGRDDYPGTGAELADHLLRRLGVEGVKVERTEYGDHYDPEARCVRLSPDHYDGRSLTAVTVAAHEVGHAIQHHEGYTPLLARSRLVQVAQKAEKLGAILMMAAPFLFVLTRLPGGLAVVIAMAVISFGTAALVHLVTLPVEFDASFNRALPLLKEYVPPYDMPGARHVLTACAFTYVAASLASVMNLGRWLVILRR
- a CDS encoding tRNA (uridine-5-oxyacetic acid methyl ester)(34) synthase TrmP, with amino-acid sequence MSDASYRDAIFSTPLDKVARFSFDEQVVACFPDMIRRSVPGYGQILGMLSLIAQRHLRHGAHVYDLGCSLGASGLALAGALPADAFRYTGVDLSPAMAARAKQTFQEECPDHAMQVEEADIRTLEYAPSGMIILNFTLQFLPPADRDALLTRLYDALEPGGVLILSEKTIDADERDNAWRVERYHDFKRANGYSDMEISQKRTALENVLIPDTLDALHGRLVKAGFPRSMTWFQYLNFTSLIAFKEG
- a CDS encoding tRNA 5-methoxyuridine(34) synthase CmoB; translated protein: MPLLPDDHRVLYQAFLDQATQDATLTPWLAKLPEQLANGLDRQRHGDLSAWEKAVAKLPSLPAERHVDLTSDTLTVDVALTDSQQRQCFNLLRKLAPWRKGPFRLGGIDIDTEWRSDWKWQRVAPHLAPLKYRKVLDVGGGSGYHAWRMAGEGAAFVLVIDPSPRFYWQFQAVRHFVGNADEGRTQFLPVGIEDVPEKLGFFDTVFSMGVLYHRPSPLEHLQQLKDALAPGGELVLETLVVEGDEQTVFVPGERYAAMPNVYFLPSSKALCHWLERCGFTNVRVVDEAVTTLDEQRSTEWMTYQSLADFLDPNDRTRTIEGYPAPRRAVILANKLGLSAAT